In Calonectris borealis chromosome 8, bCalBor7.hap1.2, whole genome shotgun sequence, a single genomic region encodes these proteins:
- the IER5 gene encoding immediate early response gene 5 protein, translating into MEFKLEAHRIVSISLGKIYSARGQRGGLKLHKNLLVSLVLRSARQVYLSEPGCPPEPPPAACGPPEEEQPPCTTAWAASEPPPPQDEAARGGPRLPGADCEGPRPRRCCCGCSCCCATAAGGEANRADCATAAAAPPPPHCPRKRSAGERGQAGSPVKKPRREVEEEPPPPPPGEQEDMETGNVASLISIFGSSFSGLLSKEPKGRRRAPLDGGEAGTTTPAEAAAEPGQICCDEPVLRTLNPWSTAIVAF; encoded by the coding sequence ATGGAGTTCAAGCTGGAGGCGCACCGCATCGTCAGCATCTCGCTGGGCAAGATCTACAGCGCGCGGGGCCAGCGCGGCGGCCTCAAGCTCCACAAGAACCTCCTGGTGTCGCTGGTGCTGCGCAGCGCCCGGCAGGTTTACCTGAGCGAGCCGGGCTGCCCGCccgagccgccccccgccgcctgcgGGCCCCCCGAAGAGGAGCAGCCGCCCTGCACCACCGCCTGGGCGGCCAGCGAGCCGCCGCCCCCGCAGGACGAGGCGGCTAGGGGCGGCCCGCGGCTGCCTGGCGCGGACTGCGAGGGCCCCCGGCCGCGGCGCTGTTGCTgcggctgcagctgctgctgcgcgacggcggcgggcggcgaggcGAACCGCGCGGACTGCGCCaccgccgccgcggcgcccccgccgccccactGCCCCCGGAAGCGGAGCGCCGGAGAGCGAGGCCAAGCGGGCTCCCCGGTGAAGAAGCCCCGCCGCGAGGtggaggaggagccgccgcccccgccgccgggcgagCAGGAGGACATGGAGACGGGCAACGTGGCGAGCCTCATCAGCATCTTCGGCTCCAGCTTCTCGGGACTGCTCAGCAAGGAGCCCAAGGGCCGACGGCGGGCGCCCCTTGACGGCGGCGAGGCGGGGACGACGACGCCCGCCGAGGCGGCGGCCGAACCGGGACAGATCTGCTGCGACGAGCCGGTGCTGCGGACCCTCAACCCCTGGAGCACGGCCATCGTGGCCTTCTGA